Proteins encoded together in one Macadamia integrifolia cultivar HAES 741 chromosome 8, SCU_Mint_v3, whole genome shotgun sequence window:
- the LOC122085680 gene encoding pentatricopeptide repeat-containing protein At2g03880, mitochondrial, with protein sequence MNKLNWRPLQFSIKICQQRNQREFIQQIHSSVNNGVPIFSIVAGNRHLDGLSKSGRVVEARHLFDEMPERDEFTWNTMIAAYARSGRLTEARQLFDETPYRSSIAWSSLISGYSRLGCGKEALELFWEMQLEGLKPNQYTLGSVLRACSIAVALRRGKQIHAYAIKTQFDTNVFVVTGLVDMYAKCKQVLEAEYLFRTMPDKNNHVLWTAMVTGYSQNGDPIKAMQCFRGMRLEGVGSNQFTFPSVLTSCAAALALGFGMQVHGCIIQSGFGANIFVESALVDMYAKCRDLNSARRVLEAMEVEDIVSWNSLIVGCVRLGLEEEALSLFKMMHLKNMKMDDFTYPSVLNSFASIMDIQNARSVHCSIVKTGFECYRHVSNALVDMYAKQGSLDWAARVFNKMPEQDVVSWTSLITGYTHHGSHEEALMLFCDMRIAGIDPDQFVIASILSACAELTVLAIGRQVHANFVRYGFQSSLSVENSLVTMYAKCGCIEDAYRVFDYMSIRDVVSWTALIVGLAKNGRGKDSLLLYENMITTGTSPDFVTFIGLLFACSHAGLVDDGCRYFQSMDMVHGIAPGPEHYACIIDLLGRSGKIDEVKELLNQMTVKPDATIWKAVLAACRIHGNLELAEGAARNLFELEPSNAVPYVLLSNIYSAAGRWDDAANVRRLMKSKGITKEPGCSWIEMNSRIHTFMAEDRSHQMMSEIYAKLNEIMISIKKAGYVPDMDCVLHDMDEEGKELGLAYHSEKLAVAFGLLGMLPGVPIRIFKNLRVCGDCHTAMKFISKVFERHIILRDPNCFHHFSEGTCSCKDYW encoded by the coding sequence ATGAACAAATTGAATTGGCGACCATTGCAGTTCTCTATTAAGATATGTCAGCAGCGCAACCAAAGAGAATTCATCCAACAAATCCACTCCTCAGTAAATAATGGGGTACCCATATTCTCCATTGTTGCTGGGAATAGACATTTGGATGGTTTATCAAAATCTGGACGAGTCGTTGAAGCCCGTCAtctgtttgatgaaatgccagAGCGGGATGAGTTCACTTGGAATACCATGATTGCTGCGTATGCCAGATCAGGACGACTAACTGAAGCTCGTCAGCTTTTTGATGAGACCCCATATCGGAGTTCTATTGCATGGTCTTCCCTTATCTCTGGGTATTCTCGTTTGGGATGTGGGAAGGAAGCGCTTGAGTTGTTTTGGGAAATGCAATTGGAAGGACTCAAGCCCAACCAATACACATTGGGCAGTGTTCTTCGTGCCTGCTCCATTGCTGTGGCACTCCGAAGAGGGAAACAAATCCATGCTTATGCTATCAAAACTCAATTTGATACAAATGTTTTTGTTGTTACAGGACTTGTGGACATGTATGCTAAGTGCAAGCAAGTTTTGGAGGCAGAGTATTTATTCAGGACCATGCCTGACAAAAATAATCATGTGTTGTGGACTGCCATGGTCACTGGATACTCTCAGAATGGGGACCCGATTAAAGCAATGCAATGTTTCCGTGGCATGAGGTTGGAAGGCGTTGGGTCAAATCAGTTCACCTTTCCCAGTGTCTTAACTAGTTGTGCAGCAGCTCTGGCCCTTGGATTTGGAATGCAGGTGCATGGTTGCATAATTCAGAGTGGTTTTGGGGCAAATATATTTGTTGAGAGTGCATTAGTTGATATGTATGCAAAATGTAGGGACTTGAATAGTGCACGGAGGGTATTGGAGGCTATGGAGGTTGAAGACATTGTTTCTTGGAATTCTTTGATTGTTGGCTGTGTGAGGCTAGGGTTGGAAGAAGAAGCACTTTCCTTGTTTAAGATGATGCACTTGAAAAATATGAAGATGGATGATTTCACTTATCCATCTGTTCTAAATTCGTTTGCCTCCATTATGGATATACAAAATGCTCGGTCTGTTCATTGCTCGATTGTGAAAACTGGTTTTGAATGTTACAGACACGTGAGCAATGCTCTTGTAGACATGTATGCAAAACAAGGAAGTTTAGATTGGGCTGCCAGAGTTTTCAATAAAATGCCTGAGCAGGATGTGGTGTCATGGACTTCACTGATCACTGGATACACACACCATGGGTCCCATGAAGAAGCACTGATGTTATTCTGTGATATGAGAATTGCAGGCATTGATCCGGACCAATTTGTCATTGCCAGCATTTTGAGTGCCTGTGCTGAACTAACAGTTCTAGCGATTGGGAGACAAGTACATGCCAACTTTGTTAGATATGGCTTTCAATCATCATTATCTGTAGAGAATTCACTGGTAACTATGTATGCCAAATGCGGGTGTATAGAGGATGCTTATCGAGTATTTGACTACATGTCAATCCGGGACGTGGTCTCTTGGACTGCTTTGATTGTTGGCCTTGCTAAGAATGGTAGGGGAAAAGACTCCCTTCTACTTTATGAGAATATGATCACGACTGGCACAAGCCCTGACTTTGTTACTTTCATTGGCTTGCTGTTCGCTTGCAGCCATGCAGGTCTTGTTGATGACGGTTGCCGCTACTTCCAGTCCATGGATATGGTCCATGGTATTGCACCTGGTCCTGAACACTATGCTTGTATAATTGATCTTCTTGGGAGATCTGGGAAGATAGATGAAGTGAAGGAATTGCTGAATCAAATGACAGTTAAACCTGATGCAACTATATGGAAGGCAGTGCTAGCTGCATGTAGGATCCATGGGAACTTGGAGTTGGCTGAGGGAGCGGCAAGGAACCTATTTGAATTGGAACCCTCCAACGCAGTGCCATATGTTCTTTTATCTAATATTTATTCAGCAGCTGGTAGATGGGATGATGCTGCAAATGTGCGCAGACTGATGAAGTCAAAAGGTATTACTAAGGAGCCTGGATGTAGTTGGATTGAGATGAACAGCAGAATACACACATTTATGGCTGAAGATAGAAGCCACCAAATGATGTCAGAAATATATGCCAAGCTCAATGAGATCATGATCTCAATTAAGAAAGCTGGGTATGTGCCAGACATGGATTGTGTGCTCCATGACATGGATGAAGAGGGTAAGGAGCTTGGTCTTGCTTATCATAGCGAGAAGTTGGCTGTTGCTTTTGGGCTCCTTGGCATGCTTCCTGGAGTGCCTATTAGGATTTTCAAGAATCTCCGTGTGTGTGGGGATTGTCACACTGCTATGAAATTCATATCGAAAGTTTTTGAACGGCATATTATCTTAAGGGATCCAAATTGTTTTCATCATTTCAGTGAGGGAACATGCTCTTGTAAAGATTATTGGTAG